The Candidatus Phytoplasma asteris DNA segment AAAGAAAAGGAGCTTCAATAATAATATGGTTATGTTTCAAAAAATTTACGAAGATGGTTTTTTACAAGTAGAAAAAATGTTAATTCAAGAATACCAAAAATTAGGATTAACCTACCCTGAACTAACTATTTTGCTATTCTTACTAGATTTTTCCAAAAAACGCGTCTTTTCGTCCAACGCCTTAGCCAAAAAAGCAGGAATCACTAAAAAAGAAGTAGAACATATTTTAGAACAATTAATGTCAAAGGATTTTTTTGACCTTTCCCAAGAAACTAAAAACCATAAAATTATTGAAGTTTTTTCACTACACCCCACTTTTGCCAAGCTAGAAAAAATCTATCAAGACCAAATTCGCGAATCCAAACGCCAAAACCAACTTACCTTAATCCAACAAACTATTGAATATTTAGAACACAACAAAGGACAAACTCTTACATCTAACGAATTAGACTTAGTTAGAAATTGGTATCAAGACCAAGAATTTAGTCATGAAGAAATTAAAAACACAATTGAAGAAGCTCTTTGTGTTAAAAAAACCTCTGTTTTTTACATCAACACTTTGCTTGGCAAAAAGAAATTTTTGACAGTTATACCCGATGAAAAAGCAGACAAAGCCTTAGCAAAACTTTTTAAAAAAATAAAATAACACTCAGTTTGGGCAAACAAAAAGTCAAGCTTACTCTTTTTATGTGTTATAATTACTTATGTAATTATTTTTTTAGTATTTCAATTATTTTATTTATGAAAAATAACTAGTAAAGGAATTAAAAAGATGAAATTTTTAGCAACTAAACGAGGAAAAATGATTACTGGCATTATTTTTATTACTGTTACTCTTTATGTAGGTTTAGGTTTTTATATTTCTTTTAATCCTGTTAACTGGCTTTCTCCTAAAAAAGTTTGGGCAAAACAAGCAGCTCAAAATTTGTATAATTCAGTTGAAAAGTTAACAAAAGAAGAAAATAAAGGCAATGTTAATTCCAAACTTGCCAGCATTAAAACTAATTTAGAAGCAGTAAATAAACACGTAATTGCATATTATAAA contains these protein-coding regions:
- a CDS encoding DnaD domain protein encodes the protein MVMFQKIYEDGFLQVEKMLIQEYQKLGLTYPELTILLFLLDFSKKRVFSSNALAKKAGITKKEVEHILEQLMSKDFFDLSQETKNHKIIEVFSLHPTFAKLEKIYQDQIRESKRQNQLTLIQQTIEYLEHNKGQTLTSNELDLVRNWYQDQEFSHEEIKNTIEEALCVKKTSVFYINTLLGKKKFLTVIPDEKADKALAKLFKKIK